A region of Anopheles merus strain MAF chromosome 2R, AmerM5.1, whole genome shotgun sequence DNA encodes the following proteins:
- the LOC121590739 gene encoding 28S ribosomal protein S10, mitochondrial: protein MLKWFNISRSLVPLAPRPVRWYSDAVVASTSQAALDQPPPVGVPDKLYSRVELQMKGIDPEVMKSYALYAKTAAEHLDIEVGKHWTLRKAVKDRLTLLKSVHIYKKHRVQYEVRNYYRFMHFHKLTGSTLDTFLEYIERNLPEGIALKVTKVELQELPEHLRK, encoded by the exons ATGCTGAAG TGGTTTAACATATCGCGCAGTCTGGTGCCTCTTGCGCCGCGCCCCGTACGATGGTATTCGGATGCGGTTGTTGCCTCGACATCACAGGCGGCGCTAGATCAGCCACCCCCGGTCGGCGTTCCGGATAAGCTGTACAGCCGGGTGGAGCTGCAAATGAAAGGAATCGATCCGGAGGTGATGAAGAGCTACGCTTTGTACGCCAAAACAGCCGCCGAACATCTTGACATTGAAGTTGGCAAGCA CTGGACGCTAAGGAAAGCGGTGAAGGACCGTCTGACGCTGCTGAAATCGGTGCACATCTATAAGAAGCATCGCGTGCAGTACGAGGTGCGAAACTATTACAGATTCATGCATTTTCACAAGCTGACCGGCTCAACGCTGGACACGTTCCTGGAGTACATCGAGCGCAACCTGCCGGAGGGTATTGCGTTGAAGGTGACGAAGGTGGAGCTGCAGGAACTGCCGGAACATTTGCGAAAGTAG